A single region of the Planctomycetota bacterium genome encodes:
- a CDS encoding sulfatase, which yields MRTIALIIAAALAFFGTPASGFPTAQEASKPNLVVILADDLDEGSLETMLRAGLLPHIQRTFVAGGIRFVNSFVTNAVCAPSRATFLTGQYSHNHGVLHNGDLTGRGGVTALDHSSTLPVWLREAGYRTGHVGKYLNGYGATTDRAWVPPGWDYWQGLIDPSTYKVYGYFINDNGDPSDEPIMIYQTDFLAQRSVRFVHECDRLNDNQPFFLVVAPLAPHVEVHESSGNIWEWTIRPALRHEGSTDFLKLPRPPSFNELDARDKPRWLRERPLLGPADVTALERKYRDRLASLRAVDDLVGEVMKALEETGEADRTVLVLTADNGYFYGEHRLPEKLAAYEEAIRVPLYIRVPGLAGGREVRDAALNTDLAPTLVELAGATAGRVMDGRSLVPALLGGGGLGRKRFLVEHWMVGGRYTVPTYSAVRTLVGEPAAPLALYVEYREGEWGAREYYELVTDPYQLESRHDDLSTGWKRAYLNGYLERLRWAYGPRVRDLED from the coding sequence ATGCGGACGATCGCCCTCATCATCGCGGCGGCCCTGGCGTTTTTCGGGACGCCGGCCTCCGGCTTTCCGACGGCGCAGGAAGCCTCGAAGCCCAACCTGGTCGTGATCCTGGCGGACGACCTGGACGAGGGATCGCTCGAGACGATGCTCCGGGCGGGGCTGCTTCCGCACATCCAGCGGACGTTCGTGGCCGGAGGGATCCGCTTCGTCAATTCGTTCGTGACGAACGCCGTGTGCGCCCCTTCGAGGGCGACGTTCCTCACGGGCCAGTATTCGCACAACCACGGGGTGCTTCATAACGGAGATTTGACGGGAAGAGGGGGAGTGACGGCGCTTGATCATTCGTCGACCCTTCCGGTGTGGCTGCGGGAGGCCGGATACCGGACGGGCCATGTGGGCAAGTATCTCAACGGCTATGGAGCGACGACGGACAGGGCTTGGGTTCCCCCCGGGTGGGACTATTGGCAGGGACTGATCGATCCGTCGACGTACAAGGTTTACGGGTACTTCATCAACGACAATGGCGACCCCAGCGATGAGCCGATCATGATCTATCAGACGGACTTTCTGGCGCAACGGAGCGTGCGCTTCGTTCACGAGTGCGATCGTCTCAACGACAACCAGCCCTTCTTCCTGGTGGTGGCTCCGCTGGCGCCTCATGTGGAAGTCCACGAGTCGTCCGGCAACATCTGGGAGTGGACGATCCGTCCGGCGCTCCGGCATGAGGGCTCGACGGACTTCCTGAAGCTGCCGCGGCCGCCGTCGTTCAACGAGCTCGACGCGAGGGACAAGCCGCGCTGGCTCCGGGAGCGGCCGCTTCTGGGACCGGCGGACGTGACGGCGCTGGAACGCAAGTACCGCGACCGGCTGGCGTCCCTGCGGGCGGTGGACGATCTCGTCGGGGAGGTGATGAAGGCGTTGGAGGAGACCGGGGAGGCCGACCGCACCGTGCTCGTGCTGACCGCCGACAACGGCTACTTCTACGGCGAGCACCGGCTTCCCGAAAAGCTCGCGGCCTACGAGGAGGCGATCCGCGTGCCGTTGTACATTCGGGTCCCGGGGCTGGCGGGCGGAAGGGAGGTGAGGGACGCGGCGCTCAACACGGACCTGGCGCCGACCCTGGTGGAGCTGGCCGGCGCGACGGCCGGACGCGTTATGGACGGGCGGTCGCTCGTTCCCGCGCTTCTGGGCGGCGGGGGGCTCGGACGAAAGCGGTTCCTCGTGGAGCACTGGATGGTGGGCGGGCGCTACACCGTGCCGACGTACTCCGCGGTGCGGACGCTGGTGGGGGAGCCGGCGGCCCCCCTGGCGCTCTATGTCGAGTATCGAGAGGGGGAGTGGGGAGCCCGGGAGTACTATGAGCTGGTGACCGATCCGTACCAGCTGGAGAGCCGCCACGACGATCTTTCCACCGGCTGGAAGCGGGCGTATCTGAACGGTTACCTGGAGCGGCTGCGGTGGGCCTACGGTCCGCGGGTGCGGGATCTCGAAGACTGA
- a CDS encoding polyprenyl synthetase family protein: protein MTPHDGATSGNGHGVPVTLRFGPRAGVTLPPMVPRQRYRPAQSNIPDDKRVRSLLMRAAIDHVRRTGAVPPIPLAELRERSATVLRETGTDPKYADFVAVLLSNAAWRDSLARIPYDRRLLLLPKCLRVEEKCPAPFDEFGLLCKECGLCSIQDLSVEAERLGYAVLVAEGSALVRQLIETGKIEAIVGVSCLNVLERSFPHVEAAAIPAVAIPLLQDDCVNTTVDLDWVWEYIHLTSADKTYRLDLDALKEEVGGWFAPGALEELLGPAADETSRIARAWLAKAGKRWRPYLAACAYLALQSDRRDEPPPRPPDLRKLAVAVECFHKASLIHDDIEDGDDLRYGEPALHAETGVPVALNVGDFLLGEGYRLLSELSVEPAVRVDMLRAAAEGHRTLSLGQGAELLWMRRPEPPASLEVLEIFRQKTAPAFEVALRLGALLAGADAETHEALRTYSESLGIAYQIRDDLEDWRTEGDASDLERRRPSLILAIAHKRAGPGRERDVVEALIRGRARPAEVASELRAILQERGVLEKAEELLEAYKEQAVRSLRFLSNATLKGLLRRVVGKIFGERLIEGYCKEFEARNAGRPS, encoded by the coding sequence ATGACCCCCCACGATGGAGCGACTTCCGGCAACGGCCACGGCGTGCCCGTGACCCTGCGGTTCGGCCCCCGCGCGGGCGTGACGCTTCCGCCCATGGTCCCGCGCCAGCGCTACCGCCCCGCCCAGTCGAACATTCCCGACGACAAGCGGGTCCGCTCGCTTCTCATGCGGGCCGCGATCGACCACGTCCGGCGCACGGGCGCGGTGCCTCCGATCCCCCTGGCCGAGCTCCGCGAGCGCTCCGCGACGGTCCTGCGGGAGACGGGAACCGACCCCAAGTACGCCGACTTCGTGGCGGTGCTCCTTTCGAACGCCGCCTGGCGCGACAGCCTGGCCCGGATCCCGTACGACCGGCGGCTTCTGCTCCTGCCCAAGTGCCTCCGTGTGGAGGAAAAGTGCCCCGCCCCGTTCGACGAATTCGGCCTGCTCTGCAAGGAATGCGGCCTCTGCTCCATCCAGGACCTTTCCGTCGAAGCCGAGCGGCTGGGCTACGCCGTCCTCGTGGCCGAAGGCTCCGCCCTCGTCCGCCAGCTCATCGAAACCGGAAAGATCGAAGCCATCGTGGGCGTGAGCTGCCTCAACGTCCTGGAACGGAGCTTCCCGCACGTCGAAGCCGCGGCGATTCCGGCCGTCGCGATCCCGCTCCTTCAGGACGACTGCGTCAATACCACCGTCGATCTCGACTGGGTCTGGGAGTACATCCACCTGACCTCGGCGGACAAGACCTACCGGCTGGATCTCGACGCCCTCAAGGAGGAAGTCGGCGGCTGGTTCGCCCCCGGGGCGCTCGAGGAACTCCTGGGGCCCGCCGCGGACGAAACCTCCCGGATCGCCCGCGCCTGGCTGGCCAAGGCGGGAAAGCGCTGGCGCCCGTATCTGGCGGCGTGCGCGTACCTGGCGCTTCAGTCGGACCGCCGCGACGAGCCGCCTCCCCGCCCGCCCGACCTCCGCAAGCTCGCCGTGGCCGTCGAATGCTTCCACAAGGCCTCCCTCATCCACGACGACATCGAGGACGGGGACGACCTCCGCTACGGAGAGCCCGCCCTCCATGCGGAGACGGGCGTGCCCGTGGCGCTCAACGTGGGCGATTTCCTGCTGGGCGAAGGCTACCGGCTGCTTTCGGAGCTTTCCGTGGAACCGGCCGTGCGCGTGGACATGCTCCGCGCGGCCGCCGAGGGACACCGAACGCTCAGCCTCGGACAGGGGGCGGAGCTTCTCTGGATGCGCCGTCCGGAACCCCCCGCCTCCCTCGAGGTGCTCGAGATCTTCCGGCAGAAAACCGCCCCCGCGTTCGAGGTGGCGCTCCGCCTGGGGGCGCTCCTGGCCGGGGCGGACGCGGAAACGCACGAGGCGCTCCGCACCTACAGCGAGTCGCTCGGCATCGCCTACCAGATCCGAGACGATCTGGAAGACTGGCGGACCGAAGGCGATGCCTCCGACCTCGAGCGCCGGCGGCCGTCCCTGATCCTGGCGATCGCCCACAAGCGCGCCGGGCCGGGACGGGAGCGCGACGTCGTCGAGGCCCTCATCCGCGGCCGCGCCCGGCCCGCCGAGGTCGCTTCCGAGCTCCGCGCGATCCTCCAGGAACGGGGCGTGCTCGAGAAGGCGGAGGAGCTTCTCGAGGCGTACAAGGAGCAGGCGGTCCGCTCCCTCCGGTTCCTCTCGAACGCGACCCTCAAGGGGCTGCTCCGCCGCGTCGTGGGCAAGATCTTCGGGGAGCGCCTGATCGAGGGGTACTGCAAGGAGTTCGAGGCCCGGAACGCGGGGCGCCCCTCCTGA
- a CDS encoding cysteine desulfurase family protein: MKTIYLDYNATTPLDPRVLEAMLPFFRERFGNPASRHHRLGCDAAEAVEAARADVAAVLGADPREIVWTSGATESNNLAILGAAAAPAYASRDRHIVTVATEHRSVLDPCEHLERRGWKITVLGVDRDGAVDLDRLSRAVTDRTLLVSVMHANNETGVLQPIREIAALCKARGALFHTDATQSFGKEPIDVRAWGIDLLSASAHKICGPKGAGFLYVRRRDPHVRLEPLLHGGGHERGLRSGTLNVPAVVGLGAAAAICRAEGPAERARIRALRDRLEKGILSALSGVEVNGHPERRVATTSNLSFLGLDGEVLMKAIPGVAVSSASACTSARLQPSYVLGAMGRDDERLRGSIRFSLGRFTTPEEIDAAVAAVVSAVNALRTAARRA; this comes from the coding sequence ATGAAGACGATCTATCTCGACTACAACGCCACGACGCCCCTGGACCCCCGGGTCCTGGAGGCGATGCTCCCCTTCTTCCGCGAGCGCTTCGGCAACCCCGCCAGCCGGCACCACCGCCTGGGCTGCGACGCCGCGGAAGCCGTCGAGGCCGCCCGGGCCGACGTGGCCGCCGTGCTCGGCGCCGACCCGCGGGAAATCGTCTGGACAAGCGGCGCGACCGAGTCGAACAACCTCGCGATCCTCGGAGCGGCCGCCGCGCCCGCCTACGCCTCGCGCGATCGGCATATCGTCACCGTGGCCACGGAGCACCGCTCGGTGCTCGACCCCTGCGAACACCTCGAACGCCGCGGCTGGAAGATCACGGTCCTCGGCGTGGACCGCGACGGCGCCGTCGATCTCGACCGCCTGTCGCGCGCCGTGACGGATCGGACGCTTCTCGTTTCCGTCATGCACGCCAACAACGAAACCGGCGTGCTCCAGCCGATCCGCGAAATCGCGGCGCTCTGCAAGGCGCGCGGGGCGCTTTTCCACACGGACGCCACGCAGTCCTTCGGGAAGGAGCCGATCGACGTCCGCGCCTGGGGGATCGACCTTCTGAGCGCCAGCGCCCACAAGATCTGCGGCCCCAAAGGGGCGGGATTTCTCTACGTGCGCCGCCGGGATCCGCATGTCCGGCTGGAACCCCTCCTTCACGGCGGCGGCCACGAACGGGGGCTCCGCTCGGGCACGCTCAACGTCCCGGCCGTCGTGGGACTCGGCGCCGCGGCGGCGATCTGCCGGGCCGAGGGCCCCGCGGAGCGGGCCCGCATCCGCGCCCTCCGCGACCGCCTGGAAAAGGGAATCCTTTCCGCCCTTTCCGGCGTCGAGGTCAACGGCCATCCCGAACGCCGCGTGGCGACCACTTCGAATCTGAGCTTTCTCGGCCTGGACGGGGAGGTTCTGATGAAGGCGATCCCCGGCGTGGCGGTCTCCTCCGCCTCGGCCTGCACGAGCGCGCGGCTTCAGCCCAGCTACGTGCTCGGGGCCATGGGGCGCGACGACGAACGCCTCCGCGGAAGCATCCGCTTTTCCCTCGGGCGCTTCACCACTCCGGAGGAGATCGACGCCGCCGTCGCGGCGGTCGTGAGCGCCGTGAACGCCCTGAGGACCGCCGCCCGGCGGGCGTGA
- a CDS encoding prenyltransferase/squalene oxidase repeat-containing protein, with amino-acid sequence MKTASLPDLARLERTLRTARQKLLDARTAGGFWEGRLSSSALSTATAAVALEIVRRRGGPDSGDLVARGLQWLTGHQNADGGYGDTTDSPSNPSTTALCWAALGLRPEGAAAFARAEAWLRRALGDLSPPAFASAIASRYGDDRTFSVPILVLAALAGRLGDGPEAWDAIPALPFELATLPRALFRWLDLQVVSYALPALIAIGQAQHAHRPSPNPVARLVRSLARARTLRTLEAIQPASGGFLEATPLTSFVTMCLASIGLTGHPVARRGVEFLRASARPDGSWPIDTNLATWVTTLSVEALARSGPPLPEADRRALRAWLLAQQTRTVHPYTGSPPGGWAWTDLSGGVPDGDDTPGALLALDLLRDAVDPEADRAAEAGVRWLLDLQNRDGGVPTFCRGWGKLPFDRSCPDLTAHAARAWSAWRPCLGGGRLARRVDRALERAFAYLSRAQRADGSWVPLWFGNQAAPNEENPVYGTSRVLRAAGLPAGAAARGLRWLEAAQHPDGGFGAAPGVPPTIEETALAVEALAAAGGSPDAVARGARWLAEQTEEGRRFEPSPIGLYFARLWYSEALYPVIFTVAALGRALDRGP; translated from the coding sequence GTGAAAACCGCGTCGCTTCCGGACCTGGCCCGCCTCGAACGGACGCTCCGAACCGCCCGCCAGAAGCTTCTCGACGCGCGCACCGCGGGGGGCTTCTGGGAAGGCCGCCTCTCCTCGAGCGCCCTTTCCACCGCCACCGCCGCGGTCGCCCTCGAGATCGTCCGCCGCCGCGGAGGACCGGATTCCGGCGATCTCGTCGCCCGCGGACTTCAGTGGCTCACCGGGCATCAAAACGCCGACGGCGGCTACGGCGATACGACCGACAGCCCCAGCAACCCGAGCACGACGGCCCTCTGCTGGGCGGCGCTCGGACTGCGCCCCGAAGGCGCCGCCGCGTTCGCCCGCGCCGAAGCCTGGCTGCGCCGCGCCCTCGGCGATCTCTCTCCGCCGGCCTTCGCCTCCGCCATCGCATCCCGCTACGGGGACGACCGCACCTTCTCCGTCCCCATCCTCGTCCTGGCCGCGCTCGCCGGAAGACTCGGCGACGGACCCGAAGCCTGGGACGCCATCCCCGCCCTTCCCTTCGAGCTGGCGACCCTTCCCCGCGCGCTCTTCCGGTGGCTCGACCTCCAGGTCGTCAGCTACGCCCTCCCCGCCCTCATCGCCATCGGTCAGGCCCAGCACGCCCACCGCCCCAGCCCCAACCCCGTGGCGCGCCTCGTCCGGTCGCTCGCCCGCGCCCGGACCCTCCGGACGCTGGAGGCGATCCAGCCCGCCTCCGGAGGCTTCCTCGAAGCCACCCCGCTGACGAGCTTCGTCACGATGTGCCTGGCCTCGATCGGCCTGACGGGCCACCCCGTCGCCCGCCGCGGCGTCGAGTTCCTCCGGGCCTCCGCGCGCCCCGACGGAAGCTGGCCGATCGATACGAACCTGGCGACGTGGGTCACCACGCTTTCCGTGGAAGCGCTCGCCCGGTCCGGACCGCCCCTTCCCGAAGCCGACCGCCGCGCCCTGCGCGCCTGGCTTCTGGCCCAGCAGACGCGCACGGTCCATCCCTACACCGGTTCCCCGCCCGGCGGCTGGGCGTGGACGGATCTTTCCGGAGGCGTGCCCGACGGCGACGACACGCCGGGGGCGCTTCTGGCGCTCGATCTCCTGCGCGACGCCGTCGATCCCGAAGCGGACCGCGCCGCCGAGGCGGGCGTCCGCTGGCTCCTCGATCTTCAGAACCGCGACGGAGGCGTGCCGACCTTCTGCCGCGGCTGGGGGAAGCTTCCCTTCGACCGGAGCTGCCCGGACCTCACCGCCCACGCCGCGCGCGCCTGGAGCGCGTGGCGGCCGTGCCTGGGAGGAGGGCGCCTCGCCCGCCGCGTGGATCGGGCGCTCGAACGGGCGTTCGCGTACCTGAGCCGGGCGCAGCGCGCCGACGGCTCGTGGGTGCCGCTCTGGTTCGGAAACCAGGCCGCGCCGAACGAGGAGAATCCCGTCTACGGCACGTCGCGGGTCCTTCGGGCGGCCGGGCTGCCCGCCGGCGCCGCCGCGCGCGGCCTCCGCTGGCTCGAGGCCGCCCAGCATCCCGACGGCGGCTTCGGCGCCGCTCCGGGCGTCCCGCCCACGATCGAAGAAACCGCTCTTGCGGTCGAAGCCCTGGCCGCGGCGGGGGGATCCCCGGACGCCGTCGCCCGCGGAGCCCGGTGGCTGGCGGAACAAACGGAGGAGGGCCGCCGGTTCGAGCCCTCCCCCATCGGCCTTTATTTTGCGCGTCTCTGGTACTCGGAGGCGCTTTATCCTGTAATCTTCACGGTCGCGGCGCTCGGACGCGCCCTGGACCGTGGGCCATGA
- a CDS encoding prenyltransferase/squalene oxidase repeat-containing protein, with protein MSLRLEMLQVARLAPKLLEEATERVADYLTSEFNPDGGVRDRAGQSDLYYTVFGLEGLIALRRDPPAARVRTFLEGFGDGEGLDLVHLACLARAWAALPRGSLPPDRARRIAERLLLHRAADGGFASRASAGGAVYPSFLAAGALQDLGCEIPDPDALARSVASLQLPDGSFANEAGAPAGTTPTTAAAVTLLRRLGREPSPETARWLLERAHPKGGFTAAPGAPLPDLLSTATALHALAALKVSLAPIAERTLDFLDTLWTGRAFCGTWADPQPDSEYTYYALLSLGHLSLV; from the coding sequence GTGAGCCTGAGGCTTGAAATGCTCCAGGTCGCGCGCCTGGCGCCCAAGCTCCTCGAGGAGGCGACCGAGCGCGTCGCCGACTACCTGACGTCCGAGTTCAACCCGGACGGCGGCGTCCGGGACCGGGCCGGGCAAAGCGACCTCTACTACACCGTCTTCGGCCTGGAAGGGCTGATCGCCCTGCGGCGCGATCCTCCCGCCGCGCGGGTGCGGACCTTCCTCGAAGGCTTCGGCGACGGCGAGGGGCTCGATCTGGTGCACCTGGCCTGCCTGGCGCGCGCGTGGGCGGCGCTTCCGCGCGGAAGCCTTCCGCCCGACCGCGCCCGCCGGATCGCCGAGCGGCTCCTTCTACACCGCGCCGCCGACGGCGGCTTCGCTTCCCGCGCCTCCGCCGGCGGGGCGGTCTACCCTTCCTTCCTCGCCGCCGGCGCCCTCCAGGACCTCGGATGCGAAATCCCCGATCCCGACGCCCTGGCCCGCTCCGTCGCGTCCCTGCAGCTTCCGGACGGATCCTTCGCCAACGAAGCGGGAGCCCCCGCTGGAACGACCCCGACGACCGCCGCCGCGGTCACGCTGCTCCGCCGGCTCGGCCGCGAGCCTTCCCCGGAAACCGCCCGGTGGCTCCTGGAGCGCGCGCACCCCAAAGGGGGCTTTACCGCCGCCCCGGGAGCGCCCCTTCCCGATCTTCTCTCGACCGCCACGGCCCTGCACGCCCTGGCGGCCCTGAAAGTCTCCCTCGCGCCGATCGCGGAACGGACGCTCGATTTCCTGGACACCCTCTGGACCGGCCGCGCCTTCTGCGGCACCTGGGCCGACCCTCAGCCCGACAGCGAATACACCTACTACGCGCTCCTCTCCCTGGGACACCTGAGTCTCGTGTGA
- a CDS encoding radical SAM protein: protein MKAPLAFAWRLWRSTEPRLLWKMAYNFAWKGMRSVQRFKARLREGKHFPPFLYISVTNSCNLRCQGCWVDVDKPHHAIPFADLDRAIRSAKRHGNSYFGILGGEPFLYPDLLRLLRAHPDCYFQIFTNGHYLTDAVAAELRRAGNATPLVSIEGNEIVSDVRRGRKGVWERTLAGLRAALRQRLITGVATSVCRSNFDDLVRESWIDRLIEMGVHYVWFHTYRPVGPKAAPELALSPDEVVALRRFVVDMRNRKPIAIVDAYYDDEGRALCPAATGVSHHIGPLGDVEPCPIIQFASETIRDHGGDLYRTMTESRLLDDFRRTAARATRGCIVLERPDLLRELVDRHGARDTTLRRAARAELAALAPRPSQHQPGREIPEENWFYRFAKKHWFFGFGAYT, encoded by the coding sequence CGGCTCCTCTGGAAGATGGCCTACAACTTCGCCTGGAAGGGCATGCGCTCCGTCCAGCGCTTCAAGGCGCGCCTCCGGGAGGGCAAGCACTTTCCGCCTTTTCTCTACATCTCGGTCACCAACAGCTGCAACCTGCGCTGCCAGGGGTGCTGGGTGGACGTGGACAAGCCCCACCACGCGATCCCGTTCGCGGACCTGGACCGGGCGATCCGCAGCGCCAAGCGGCACGGCAACAGCTATTTCGGAATCCTGGGCGGCGAGCCCTTCCTCTACCCCGACCTCCTGCGGCTCCTGCGCGCCCACCCCGATTGCTACTTCCAGATCTTCACGAACGGCCACTACCTGACCGACGCCGTCGCGGCCGAGCTCCGCCGGGCGGGGAACGCCACGCCCCTCGTCAGCATCGAGGGCAACGAGATCGTCAGCGACGTCCGCCGGGGCCGCAAAGGCGTCTGGGAGCGGACGCTGGCCGGACTCCGCGCGGCCCTGCGGCAGCGCCTCATCACCGGCGTGGCCACCAGCGTCTGCCGGAGCAATTTCGACGACCTCGTGCGGGAATCCTGGATCGACCGGCTGATCGAGATGGGGGTGCACTACGTCTGGTTCCACACCTACCGCCCCGTGGGACCCAAGGCCGCGCCGGAGCTGGCCCTTTCGCCCGACGAGGTCGTGGCCCTCCGGCGGTTCGTCGTCGACATGCGCAACCGCAAGCCCATCGCGATTGTGGACGCCTACTACGACGACGAGGGACGCGCCCTCTGCCCCGCCGCCACGGGCGTCAGCCACCACATCGGTCCCCTCGGGGACGTCGAGCCCTGTCCGATCATTCAGTTCGCCTCGGAGACGATCCGCGACCACGGCGGCGATCTCTACCGGACGATGACGGAGTCGCGGCTCCTGGACGACTTCCGCCGCACGGCGGCCCGGGCCACGCGGGGCTGCATCGTGCTCGAACGGCCGGATCTGCTGCGGGAGCTCGTGGACCGCCACGGAGCGCGGGACACGACCCTACGGCGCGCCGCGCGCGCGGAGCTGGCGGCCCTGGCGCCCCGGCCCAGTCAGCATCAGCCCGGCCGGGAAATCCCGGAGGAAAACTGGTTCTATCGGTTCGCCAAGAAGCACTGGTTCTTCGGATTCGGGGCTTACACGTAG